A DNA window from Candidatus Tectomicrobia bacterium contains the following coding sequences:
- a CDS encoding HD domain-containing protein produces MRLSDLIKQGPEGQDPKKKQPPKPETPPDEEAPAEEEAFRLSEVADFRQPPQQPRPAPPRRPADEEAPLAPPALPGPGAAPQGRTAPEEETAAAPPDLGIPSRPQRPAAAPPSVPDPPAEAPARPRRRGSMLMGPEPGAERGDDLTSQAGAASRARTENPFRPLRQRAIEYVTGAFQAIGKGTPLSLEDGEDIIFDCLEHPNALEQLYSLAVGQKDTTNSLAIHLVNHATYALKLGRGLKWSPERLVRLGVASLLHDVGMCWVPQHIRHKEGKLAPEEMNEIRKHPEYGLRIVLENFGEPFRWLGEALYHEHEREDGRGYPQGLLGNEVSEYAKIIGLADVYEALTHNRPHRKRLLPHKAVQEIIQTQKTSFHQRLLKVMLEELSVFSLNSLVRLNSNAIGRVAQTVPGQPLRPIVQLLYDGDGNEISDERLISLKDFPLLYIVDSLDETEVPRP; encoded by the coding sequence ATGCGCCTGAGCGATCTGATCAAGCAAGGGCCGGAGGGCCAGGACCCCAAGAAGAAGCAGCCCCCCAAGCCGGAGACGCCCCCCGACGAGGAGGCGCCGGCCGAGGAGGAGGCCTTCCGCCTGAGCGAGGTGGCGGACTTCCGCCAGCCCCCGCAGCAGCCCCGCCCGGCTCCCCCCCGCCGCCCCGCGGACGAGGAAGCGCCCCTGGCGCCTCCCGCCCTGCCCGGCCCGGGAGCCGCGCCGCAGGGCCGGACCGCCCCCGAGGAAGAAACCGCCGCCGCCCCGCCCGACCTGGGGATTCCCAGCCGCCCGCAGCGCCCGGCGGCCGCTCCGCCCTCCGTCCCGGACCCTCCGGCGGAGGCGCCGGCCCGGCCGCGCAGGCGCGGCTCCATGCTCATGGGCCCCGAGCCCGGGGCGGAAAGGGGGGACGACCTCACCTCCCAGGCGGGCGCCGCATCGCGCGCGCGGACCGAGAACCCCTTCCGCCCCCTGCGCCAGCGGGCCATCGAGTACGTGACCGGCGCCTTCCAGGCCATCGGCAAGGGAACGCCGCTGAGCCTGGAGGACGGCGAGGACATCATCTTCGACTGCCTGGAGCATCCGAACGCGCTCGAGCAGCTCTACTCCCTGGCGGTCGGCCAGAAGGACACGACGAACTCCCTGGCCATCCACCTGGTCAACCACGCGACCTACGCCCTCAAGCTCGGGCGGGGGCTCAAGTGGTCGCCCGAGCGGCTGGTGCGCCTGGGCGTGGCCTCGCTCCTGCACGACGTCGGCATGTGCTGGGTGCCCCAGCACATCCGGCACAAGGAGGGCAAGCTCGCCCCCGAGGAGATGAACGAGATCCGCAAGCATCCCGAGTACGGCCTGCGGATCGTGCTGGAGAACTTCGGGGAGCCCTTCCGGTGGCTGGGCGAGGCGCTCTACCACGAGCACGAGCGCGAGGACGGCCGGGGCTATCCCCAGGGTCTCCTCGGGAATGAGGTCTCGGAGTACGCGAAGATCATCGGGCTGGCCGACGTCTATGAGGCCCTCACCCACAACCGGCCCCACCGCAAGCGGCTCCTCCCGCACAAGGCGGTCCAGGAGATCATCCAGACGCAGAAGACATCCTTCCACCAGCGGCTGCTCAAGGTGATGCTGGAGGAGCTCTCCGTCTTTTCGCTGAACAGCCTGGTCCGCCTGAACTCGAACGCCATCGGGCGCGTGGCGCAGACGGTCCCCGGCCAGCCGCTGCGGCCGATCGTCCAGCTCCTCTACGACGGGGACGGAAACGAGATCTCGGACGAGCGGCTGATCTCCCTCAAGGATTTCCCGCTCCTCTACATTGTGGACTCTCTGGACGAAACCGAAGTTCCGCGCCCGTAG
- a CDS encoding DUF3108 domain-containing protein produces the protein MAVLLPRIAAVFLCALLLLPSPRRAEGAAPGAAAPLPPEETYTYDIDFFFLKSVAEGTIRLRRVSRLGYRAELVAETRGIIGFLTSYRKNQYISEMDYDPGRGRFFARRYTKAIHRGKNISKTTMEIDAESRAVRWATFYNDKLREKGSEPIPSGVSYEDLLSAFFNFRRGALGSLEKGSRFTIVTLPAYDIPKGEREEGESLARDFEVRVADPATELSYRKSYGRTGEPGLLVFVKVPKELFGQETGEVRVWFNPALTPVSATVERAYYFGDVHGTLRKSEIGAPPRLGGDGR, from the coding sequence GTGGCCGTCCTTCTTCCGCGGATCGCGGCGGTCTTTCTCTGCGCGCTTCTCCTCCTTCCCTCGCCCCGCCGGGCGGAGGGGGCCGCCCCCGGCGCGGCGGCGCCGCTGCCGCCGGAGGAGACCTACACCTACGACATCGACTTTTTCTTCCTCAAGAGCGTCGCGGAGGGGACCATCCGGCTCCGGCGCGTCAGCCGCCTCGGCTACCGCGCCGAGCTCGTCGCCGAAACCCGGGGCATCATCGGCTTCCTCACCTCGTACCGGAAGAATCAATACATCAGCGAGATGGACTACGACCCCGGGCGCGGCCGCTTCTTCGCCCGCCGGTACACGAAGGCGATCCACCGGGGGAAGAACATCTCCAAGACCACGATGGAGATCGACGCGGAGAGCCGCGCCGTGCGGTGGGCCACCTTCTACAACGACAAGCTCCGGGAAAAGGGCTCCGAGCCCATTCCCTCGGGCGTCTCCTATGAGGATCTGCTCTCGGCCTTCTTCAACTTCCGCCGCGGCGCCCTCGGCTCCCTGGAGAAGGGGAGCCGGTTCACCATCGTCACCCTCCCCGCCTACGACATCCCCAAAGGGGAGAGGGAGGAAGGCGAGAGCCTCGCCCGGGATTTCGAGGTCCGGGTGGCCGATCCGGCGACCGAGCTGAGCTACCGGAAGTCCTACGGCCGGACGGGCGAGCCGGGCCTTCTGGTCTTCGTCAAGGTGCCCAAGGAGCTGTTCGGGCAGGAGACCGGCGAGGTGCGGGTGTGGTTCAACCCCGCCCTGACCCCGGTCTCGGCGACGGTCGAGCGGGCCTACTACTTCGGGGACGTGCACGGCACCCTGCGGAAAAGCGAAATCGGCGCGCCCCCCCGGCTCGGCGGGGACGGGCGCTAA
- a CDS encoding YraN family protein, whose protein sequence is MREGSWRGGMRGEDAACLYLKKNGYRILARNYRGPRYEVDVVAEEAGALAFVEVKTRRPGEEEGALLAIGPLKQRRITHAAEHYLLTHPDARRFPCRFDVVVVEAAPGGAARAVLLLRDAFR, encoded by the coding sequence GTGCGCGAGGGCTCCTGGCGCGGCGGCATGCGCGGCGAGGACGCGGCCTGCCTCTACCTCAAAAAGAACGGCTACCGGATCCTGGCGCGGAACTACCGCGGGCCGAGGTATGAGGTGGACGTCGTGGCCGAGGAGGCGGGGGCGCTGGCGTTCGTCGAGGTGAAGACACGCCGCCCGGGGGAGGAGGAGGGCGCCCTGCTCGCCATCGGGCCCCTCAAGCAGCGGCGCATCACGCACGCGGCCGAGCATTACCTGCTCACCCACCCGGACGCCCGCCGGTTCCCCTGCCGCTTCGACGTGGTGGTCGTCGAGGCCGCGCCCGGCGGGGCGGCCCGGGCCGTCCTCCTGCTGCGGGATGCCTTCCGTTAG
- a CDS encoding response regulator — MANLLLVDDSPLIHRVVELTFEGQDFSIHAAETPEQALAMARTVKPDIVVASAEMKGGGGAEICRRLRQEGDLGETPVLLLTSAKSRMSEGEARQAGATAVLIKPFEPERLLAEVGRVLARTGLDKGDSLPGAEPPKQESPAGRDLFEDHELDSLFAGGSEQPAEMPPQAQDDSGLLLEAEKMLDQGPTAGAPPQTAPREQQDVRLFDDSELEDLFAEEAEEKPGAPAAPQAAPSAPPGEEWADLDLDDAAPKAAQAHGDLADLAHRQASAAEAQLAELEAELLSGGGISEDDVRAAESRIENIQEELSRELAGAGDIEMNKPAPESAAPDQAGGDDDLLGLAAEAGFGGPGRREPEASLPEGEELDLDAELAASGVSGEGNPSAPAPSRAELDMDDLMEANLSLPDEETGGETPVWDIPLKAGAPPSGPPSGDAGVPKEEDLEPLVRQSLERTVEAIVPALIRNIEALVVRQLPDLVEKIVLREIEKIKRGE; from the coding sequence ATGGCTAACCTGCTCCTCGTGGACGACAGCCCGCTCATTCACCGGGTGGTGGAACTCACCTTCGAGGGGCAGGATTTCTCCATCCACGCCGCGGAAACGCCCGAGCAGGCCCTCGCCATGGCGCGGACCGTGAAGCCCGACATCGTGGTGGCGAGCGCGGAGATGAAGGGAGGGGGCGGGGCCGAGATCTGCCGCCGCCTCCGCCAGGAAGGGGATCTGGGAGAGACGCCGGTCCTCCTGCTCACGAGCGCCAAGTCCCGCATGAGCGAGGGCGAGGCGCGCCAGGCGGGTGCCACCGCCGTGCTGATCAAGCCCTTCGAGCCCGAGCGCCTGCTGGCCGAGGTGGGGCGCGTCCTGGCGCGCACCGGCCTGGACAAGGGAGACTCCCTGCCGGGCGCCGAGCCTCCCAAGCAGGAGAGCCCGGCGGGCCGCGACCTGTTCGAGGACCACGAGCTCGATTCGCTCTTCGCCGGCGGTTCCGAGCAACCGGCGGAGATGCCTCCCCAGGCCCAGGACGATAGCGGCCTGCTCCTTGAGGCGGAGAAGATGCTCGACCAGGGCCCGACGGCGGGCGCTCCCCCGCAGACGGCCCCCCGGGAGCAGCAGGACGTGCGCCTGTTCGACGACAGCGAGCTCGAGGACCTGTTCGCCGAGGAGGCCGAGGAGAAGCCGGGCGCCCCGGCCGCCCCTCAGGCCGCCCCCTCGGCTCCGCCGGGCGAGGAATGGGCCGACCTCGACCTCGATGACGCCGCCCCCAAGGCGGCGCAGGCGCACGGGGACCTAGCCGACCTGGCGCACCGGCAGGCGAGCGCGGCGGAGGCGCAACTCGCCGAGCTCGAGGCCGAGCTCCTCTCCGGCGGAGGGATCAGCGAAGACGACGTGCGCGCCGCCGAATCCCGCATCGAGAATATCCAGGAGGAGCTCTCGCGCGAGCTGGCGGGGGCGGGGGACATCGAGATGAACAAGCCGGCGCCGGAATCCGCGGCTCCGGATCAGGCCGGCGGCGACGACGATCTGCTCGGCTTGGCGGCGGAGGCCGGCTTCGGCGGCCCCGGCCGCCGGGAGCCGGAGGCGAGCCTCCCGGAAGGGGAGGAGCTCGACCTGGACGCCGAGCTGGCGGCCTCGGGGGTTTCCGGGGAGGGAAACCCCTCCGCCCCCGCGCCCTCCAGGGCCGAACTCGACATGGACGATCTCATGGAGGCCAACCTTTCGCTCCCCGACGAGGAGACGGGCGGCGAGACCCCGGTCTGGGACATTCCGCTGAAGGCCGGCGCCCCGCCGTCCGGGCCTCCCTCCGGAGACGCCGGAGTCCCCAAGGAAGAGGACCTGGAGCCTCTCGTGAGGCAGAGCCTGGAGCGCACGGTCGAGGCCATCGTCCCCGCCCTCATCCGCAACATCGAGGCGCTCGTCGTACGGCAGCTACCCGACCTGGTGGAAAAAATCGTCCTGCGAGAGATCGAGAAAATCAAGCGCGGAGAATAG
- a CDS encoding AAA family ATPase, with the protein MYLDYWGLKVPPFENLPNPDFLYFSPKHEEAMTRLLYAAHGRKGAAMLSGDVGMGKTTLTRAFVRQLSEDKFDIGIVANPSLNPVDFLKEILYQLNVEENTDSKVELLRLLNNKTLSNAQEGKSTVVIVDEAQAIKDDETMEELRLLLNFQLNDRFLLTLILVGQPELRDRVEKIPQLSQRISIKYHLSPLDYAETVKFIFFRLKVAGLEKSIFSEQAIKMLYQVSSGVPRKIVNLCDLCLLVGFSYKVPLINSKLVEKVVRDGGGGV; encoded by the coding sequence GTGTACCTTGACTACTGGGGCCTGAAGGTTCCGCCCTTCGAGAACCTTCCGAACCCCGACTTCTTGTACTTCTCGCCCAAGCACGAGGAGGCCATGACGCGCCTTCTCTACGCCGCCCACGGCCGCAAGGGGGCGGCGATGCTCTCCGGCGACGTGGGGATGGGCAAGACCACCCTCACCCGGGCCTTCGTGCGCCAGCTCTCCGAGGACAAGTTCGACATCGGCATCGTGGCCAACCCGAGCCTCAACCCGGTGGACTTCCTCAAGGAGATCCTCTACCAGCTCAACGTGGAGGAGAACACGGACTCCAAGGTGGAGCTCCTCCGCCTCCTCAACAACAAGACCCTGAGCAACGCCCAGGAGGGGAAATCCACCGTCGTCATCGTCGACGAGGCCCAGGCCATCAAGGACGACGAAACCATGGAGGAGCTTCGCCTCCTCCTCAACTTCCAGCTCAACGACCGCTTCCTGCTGACCCTCATCCTGGTGGGCCAGCCCGAGCTCCGCGATCGGGTCGAGAAAATCCCCCAGTTGAGCCAGCGGATATCGATCAAGTATCATCTAAGCCCGCTGGATTACGCGGAGACGGTCAAGTTCATCTTCTTCCGCCTCAAGGTCGCCGGCCTGGAGAAGAGCATCTTCTCCGAGCAGGCCATCAAGATGCTCTACCAGGTTTCGAGCGGCGTGCCCCGGAAAATCGTCAACCTCTGCGACCTCTGCCTCCTGGTGGGGTTCAGCTACAAGGTCCCGCTCATCAACAGCAAGCTGGTGGAGAAGGTCGTGCGGGACGGGGGAGGAGGAGTCTGA
- a CDS encoding alpha/beta fold hydrolase — protein sequence MPARAIVQEDHFIESLDPGIRVHLREKHLRGKRRADPATTVLCLHGQSVPAPVAYDLPVPGYSWLDWMAGRGFHVFALSIRGYGLSTRPPETSAPPGNVPPASRGFIAQRDIEAAVRFIRRRLGVEQMNLLGWSWGTTTSATYTANNGHTVRRLALYAPFYAYLDPEAAARAEDPKRPGRWNPRNGAWRYVTEAGQRERWDGSIPKGEHKKWREERVVRRWWKEQLRYDPQGRKRRPPSVRVPNGAMADAYDRAKGKAPYDAADIACPVLLIRGDHDRSSRDAHGATLFNALKNSRGKRYVILGGATHFAQYEWCRETLFREVQLFLEG from the coding sequence ATGCCCGCTCGCGCCATCGTGCAAGAGGACCATTTCATCGAATCGCTCGACCCGGGCATCCGGGTCCACCTGCGGGAGAAGCATCTCCGCGGGAAGCGCCGCGCCGACCCCGCCACGACCGTCCTCTGCCTCCACGGCCAGAGCGTGCCCGCCCCCGTCGCCTACGATCTCCCCGTGCCGGGCTACTCCTGGCTGGACTGGATGGCCGGGCGCGGCTTCCACGTCTTCGCCCTCTCCATCCGGGGCTACGGGCTCTCCACCCGCCCGCCCGAGACGAGCGCCCCGCCCGGGAACGTCCCGCCCGCCTCGCGGGGCTTCATCGCCCAGCGCGACATCGAGGCCGCCGTGCGCTTCATCCGCAGGCGCCTCGGCGTCGAGCAGATGAACCTCCTCGGCTGGTCCTGGGGCACCACCACCTCCGCCACCTACACCGCGAACAACGGGCACACCGTCCGCCGCCTGGCCCTCTACGCCCCCTTCTACGCCTACCTCGACCCCGAGGCCGCCGCCCGCGCCGAGGACCCCAAGCGGCCCGGCCGCTGGAACCCCCGGAACGGCGCCTGGCGCTACGTGACCGAGGCGGGCCAGCGGGAGCGCTGGGACGGCAGCATCCCCAAGGGGGAGCACAAGAAATGGCGGGAGGAGCGGGTGGTCCGCCGCTGGTGGAAGGAGCAGCTCCGCTACGATCCCCAGGGCCGGAAGCGGCGCCCACCCTCGGTCCGGGTGCCCAACGGTGCCATGGCGGACGCCTACGACCGGGCGAAGGGCAAGGCCCCCTACGACGCCGCGGACATCGCCTGCCCCGTCCTCCTCATCCGCGGGGACCACGACCGCAGCTCCCGGGACGCGCACGGGGCGACCCTCTTCAACGCCCTCAAGAACAGCCGGGGCAAGCGCTACGTCATCCTCGGCGGCGCCACCCACTTCGCGCAGTACGAGTGGTGCCGCGAGACGCTCTTCCGCGAGGTGCAGCTGTTCCTCGAGGGGTGA
- a CDS encoding type III pantothenate kinase — MNPGGRLLAIDVGNTQTVVGLFEGEDLKASWRLGSVARRTTDELAILMEGLFRLGGHRMEQVKRVVVSSVVPPLGPTLEEMSRRYFGMAPLVVGPGIRTGIAIKYDNPHEVGADRIANAVAGHHLYGGPLIVVDFGTAITFDAVSARGEYLGGAISPGYGIAIEALVDRTARLPRVEPIKPPSIIGRNTVHSIQAGMFYGYVGLVREIVERMKGELGASTRVVATGGQSAILGDQDALFDEVNPDLTLIGLRLIAERNP; from the coding sequence GTGAACCCGGGCGGCCGTCTCCTGGCCATCGACGTGGGAAACACCCAGACGGTCGTCGGGCTGTTCGAAGGGGAAGACCTGAAGGCGAGCTGGCGGCTGGGCTCGGTGGCCCGGCGGACGACGGACGAGCTGGCCATCTTGATGGAGGGCCTCTTCCGGCTGGGCGGCCACCGGATGGAGCAGGTGAAGCGGGTGGTCGTCTCCAGCGTCGTGCCCCCCCTGGGCCCCACGCTGGAGGAGATGTCGCGGCGCTACTTCGGGATGGCGCCCCTGGTCGTGGGCCCGGGGATTCGCACGGGCATCGCGATCAAGTACGACAATCCCCACGAGGTGGGGGCGGACCGCATCGCCAACGCCGTGGCGGGCCATCACCTCTACGGAGGGCCGCTCATCGTGGTGGACTTCGGGACGGCCATCACCTTCGACGCCGTCTCGGCGCGCGGGGAATACCTGGGAGGGGCCATCTCGCCCGGCTACGGCATCGCGATCGAGGCCCTGGTGGACCGGACGGCCCGCCTCCCGCGCGTCGAGCCGATCAAGCCGCCCTCGATCATCGGGCGGAACACCGTCCACAGCATCCAGGCGGGGATGTTCTACGGGTACGTCGGTCTTGTGCGGGAGATCGTGGAGCGGATGAAGGGCGAATTGGGCGCTTCTACGCGGGTGGTGGCCACCGGCGGGCAGAGCGCCATCCTTGGCGACCAGGACGCCCTTTTCGACGAGGTGAACCCGGACCTGACGCTGATCGGGCTGCGGCTGATCGCCGAGCGGAACCCATGA
- a CDS encoding valine--tRNA ligase translates to MLEPRYEPKAAEDRWYAFWLEKNYFHGRPEAGKPPYSIVIPPPNVTGSLHMGHALNNTLQDILVRWKRMSGHAVCWMPGTDHAGIATQNVVERQLAAKGLSREKLGREKFVERVWEWKEESGGTIIRQLMRLGASCDWARERFTMDEGLSRAVREAFVRLYEEGLIYRGDYLVNWCPRCGTAVSDLEVEHEEREGKLWEVHYPLWEGGEGLTIATTRPETMLGDTAVAVHPEDSRYAALVGKHLRLPLLDRKIPVIADAYVDPSFGSGAVKVTPAHDPNDFEAGLRNGLPQVNILTPDGKINRNGGPYEGLDRFEARERVVADLERQGLLRGVKPHRHSVGGCYRCGTVVEPYLSKQWFVRMKPLAEKAIQAVEEGRIRIIPSQWNTTYFEWMRNIRDWCISRQIWWGHQIPAWYDDETGEVFVSREDPKNPKLRRETDVLDTWFSSGLWPFSTFGWPERNGDLEFFYPTSVLVTGFDIIFFWVARMIMLGLKFMDEVPFRDVYIHALVRDEQGQKMSKTRGNVIDPLDIIEKYGADSLRLTLTAMAAQGRDIRLSEERIAGYRNFCNKLWNAARFTLMNLPGGAPPMPERSKLSRSDRWILSRLNGANRKVDAALAEYRFNDAALALYHFTWHELCDWYLEVIKPALLGGTEGDSSRAVLVRALERTLRLLHPIIPFITEEIWQKLPGREGESIATAPWPAPEEGWDDPVAEEEFNKLMDLQDKVRNIRGELNIQPGTEIPLLIHDEIPGVATLVLDEKEWFKRLGRIGGEIIIGPDVERPEASASAVSGSSQIFVPIKGLVDVDEEIRRLEKQLKDAASSIQALEKKLANPSFIERAPAEVVEKDRGRLAESRDREAKLRAHLSRLLELKG, encoded by the coding sequence GTGCTCGAGCCCCGCTACGAGCCGAAGGCGGCGGAAGACCGCTGGTACGCCTTCTGGCTCGAGAAAAACTATTTCCACGGCCGGCCCGAGGCGGGCAAGCCCCCCTACTCCATCGTCATCCCGCCTCCCAACGTCACCGGCTCGCTCCACATGGGCCACGCCCTGAACAACACGCTCCAGGACATCCTCGTCCGCTGGAAGCGCATGAGCGGCCACGCCGTCTGCTGGATGCCCGGCACCGACCACGCCGGCATCGCCACCCAGAACGTCGTGGAGCGCCAGCTCGCGGCCAAGGGGCTGAGCCGGGAGAAGCTCGGCCGGGAGAAGTTCGTCGAGCGCGTGTGGGAGTGGAAGGAGGAGAGCGGGGGCACCATCATCCGCCAGCTCATGCGCCTCGGGGCCTCCTGCGACTGGGCGCGGGAGCGCTTCACGATGGACGAGGGCCTCTCCCGCGCGGTGCGCGAGGCCTTCGTGCGCCTCTACGAGGAGGGCCTCATCTACCGGGGCGACTACCTGGTGAACTGGTGCCCGCGGTGCGGCACCGCCGTCTCGGACCTCGAGGTCGAGCACGAGGAGCGCGAGGGGAAGCTCTGGGAGGTCCACTACCCCCTCTGGGAGGGCGGCGAGGGCCTGACCATCGCCACCACCCGGCCCGAAACCATGCTGGGCGACACGGCGGTGGCCGTCCATCCCGAGGACAGCCGCTACGCGGCGCTCGTCGGCAAGCACCTCAGGCTCCCCCTCCTGGACCGGAAGATCCCCGTCATCGCCGACGCCTACGTGGACCCCTCCTTCGGCTCGGGCGCGGTGAAGGTCACCCCGGCGCACGACCCCAACGACTTCGAGGCGGGGCTTCGCAACGGCCTCCCCCAGGTGAACATCCTGACGCCGGACGGGAAGATCAACCGCAACGGCGGCCCCTACGAGGGGCTCGACCGCTTCGAGGCCCGGGAGCGCGTCGTGGCGGACCTGGAGAGGCAGGGGCTCCTGCGGGGCGTGAAGCCGCACAGGCACTCGGTCGGCGGGTGCTACCGCTGCGGCACGGTGGTGGAGCCTTATCTCTCGAAACAGTGGTTCGTGCGGATGAAGCCCCTGGCCGAGAAGGCCATCCAGGCGGTGGAGGAGGGGCGCATCCGCATCATCCCCTCCCAGTGGAACACCACCTACTTCGAGTGGATGCGCAACATCCGCGACTGGTGCATCAGCCGCCAGATCTGGTGGGGGCACCAGATTCCCGCCTGGTACGACGACGAGACCGGGGAGGTCTTCGTCTCCCGCGAGGACCCGAAGAACCCCAAATTGCGCCGCGAGACCGACGTGCTGGACACCTGGTTCAGCTCGGGGCTGTGGCCCTTCTCCACGTTCGGCTGGCCCGAGCGCAACGGGGACTTGGAGTTCTTCTATCCCACCTCGGTGCTCGTGACGGGCTTCGACATCATCTTCTTCTGGGTGGCCCGGATGATCATGCTGGGCCTCAAGTTCATGGACGAGGTGCCCTTCCGCGACGTCTACATCCACGCCCTCGTCCGGGACGAGCAGGGCCAGAAGATGAGCAAAACCCGGGGCAACGTCATCGACCCGCTGGACATCATCGAGAAGTACGGGGCGGACTCCCTGCGCCTGACGCTCACCGCCATGGCCGCCCAGGGGCGCGACATCCGCCTCTCGGAGGAGCGCATCGCGGGCTACCGCAACTTCTGCAACAAGCTCTGGAACGCGGCGCGCTTCACCCTGATGAACCTCCCGGGCGGCGCCCCCCCGATGCCCGAGCGCTCGAAGCTCTCCCGCAGCGACCGCTGGATCCTGAGCCGGCTGAACGGCGCGAACCGAAAGGTGGACGCCGCGCTCGCGGAGTACCGTTTCAACGACGCGGCCCTGGCCCTCTACCACTTCACCTGGCACGAGCTGTGCGACTGGTACCTCGAGGTGATCAAGCCGGCCCTCCTGGGCGGGACGGAGGGGGACTCGAGCCGCGCCGTCCTCGTCCGGGCCCTGGAGCGCACCCTGCGCCTGCTCCACCCCATCATCCCCTTCATCACCGAGGAGATCTGGCAGAAGCTTCCCGGCCGCGAGGGCGAAAGCATCGCCACGGCCCCCTGGCCCGCGCCCGAGGAAGGGTGGGATGACCCTGTTGCCGAGGAAGAGTTCAACAAGCTCATGGACTTGCAGGACAAGGTCCGCAACATCCGTGGCGAGTTGAACATTCAGCCGGGAACTGAAATCCCTCTATTGATTCATGACGAAATACCTGGAGTTGCGACCCTCGTCCTAGATGAAAAGGAATGGTTCAAGCGTCTTGGCAGGATAGGCGGCGAAATTATTATTGGGCCGGATGTAGAACGCCCAGAGGCGTCCGCCTCAGCTGTCTCTGGAAGCTCTCAGATATTCGTTCCCATCAAGGGGCTGGTCGATGTTGACGAGGAGATCCGCCGCCTCGAGAAGCAGCTCAAGGACGCGGCCTCCTCCATCCAGGCGCTCGAGAAGAAGCTCGCCAATCCCTCCTTCATCGAGCGCGCCCCGGCCGAGGTGGTCGAGAAGGACCGGGGCCGCCTCGCCGAGTCCCGGGACCGCGAGGCCAAGCTCCGGGCCCATCTCTCCCGCCTGCTGGAGCTGAAGGGCTGA
- a CDS encoding biotin--[acetyl-CoA-carboxylase] ligase, whose amino-acid sequence MAGCGPPAPAWRIEWLDEAGSTNDLLMERARRGEPEGAVVAARSQSRGRGRHGRAWHSPPGAGLYFSVLLRPPRPPEEARLLTLAAGVAAAEALSSLEGPPVGLKWPNDLRIGRRKLGGILCEYEPAGGPPPAVVAGMGINLSADEASFPPEFRERSTSLRLAGKAVPEAEDLLILLLRRIGFWYNVFIATGFEPIRKRWLEICDNLGEEAVVSAGGESLRGKIAGLDAKGRLLIEDGAGRLLRAEAGEVMET is encoded by the coding sequence ATGGCCGGATGCGGCCCCCCCGCCCCCGCCTGGCGGATCGAATGGCTGGACGAGGCGGGCTCGACGAACGACCTCCTGATGGAGCGCGCCCGCCGGGGGGAGCCGGAGGGGGCCGTGGTCGCCGCCCGCTCCCAGTCCCGAGGCCGGGGGCGGCACGGCCGCGCCTGGCACTCCCCGCCCGGCGCCGGGCTCTACTTCTCCGTCTTGCTCCGCCCCCCCCGGCCCCCCGAGGAGGCCCGCCTCCTGACCCTCGCCGCGGGCGTGGCCGCCGCCGAGGCGCTCTCCTCCCTGGAGGGCCCCCCCGTGGGCCTCAAATGGCCGAACGATCTGCGGATCGGCCGCCGGAAGCTGGGGGGCATCCTCTGCGAATACGAGCCGGCGGGGGGGCCTCCTCCCGCCGTGGTGGCGGGGATGGGCATCAACCTTTCGGCCGACGAGGCGTCCTTTCCGCCGGAATTCCGGGAGCGTTCCACTTCCCTCCGCCTCGCCGGGAAGGCGGTGCCGGAGGCGGAGGATCTTCTCATTCTCCTTTTGAGACGCATCGGATTCTGGTACAACGTGTTCATCGCCACAGGCTTTGAGCCGATCCGGAAGCGATGGCTGGAAATATGTGATAATTTAGGAGAAGAAGCTGTGGTTTCGGCCGGAGGCGAAAGCCTGCGCGGGAAGATCGCCGGGCTGGACGCGAAGGGCCGGCTCCTTATCGAGGATGGGGCGGGCCGCCTTCTCCGCGCCGAGGCCGGGGAGGTCATGGAAACGTGA
- a CDS encoding ribonuclease HII has product MYATEKRLMKQGFGLIAGLDEAGRGPLAGPVVAAAVVLDPLAPIRGLADSKTLTPEERERLFAKIIRRARAVAAAAAGPREIERRNILRASLWAMARAVRRLRVRPDHLLVDGNQMVPIALPQTIVVSGDAQCACVAAASIVAKVVRDRLMERLDGFFPYYGFVRHKGYATPEHLEALQQHGPCRFHRRTFQGVLPGLLPD; this is encoded by the coding sequence ATGTACGCGACCGAGAAGCGCCTGATGAAGCAAGGCTTCGGCCTCATCGCCGGGCTGGACGAGGCGGGCCGGGGGCCGCTGGCCGGCCCCGTCGTGGCCGCCGCCGTGGTGCTCGACCCCCTGGCCCCCATCCGGGGGCTCGCGGACAGCAAGACCCTCACCCCCGAGGAGCGCGAGAGGCTCTTCGCCAAGATCATCCGGCGCGCGCGGGCGGTGGCGGCCGCGGCGGCCGGCCCCCGCGAGATCGAGCGGCGGAACATCCTCCGCGCCTCGCTGTGGGCGATGGCCCGGGCGGTGCGGCGCCTGCGCGTGCGGCCTGACCACCTGCTCGTGGACGGGAACCAGATGGTCCCCATCGCGCTCCCGCAGACCATCGTCGTGTCCGGGGACGCCCAGTGCGCCTGCGTCGCCGCGGCCAGCATCGTGGCCAAGGTGGTTCGCGACCGGCTGATGGAACGGCTGGACGGTTTCTTCCCCTACTACGGCTTCGTCCGCCACAAGGGCTACGCCACCCCGGAGCACCTGGAGGCCCTCCAGCAGCATGGGCCCTGCCGGTTCCACCGGCGCACCTTCCAGGGCGTCCTGCCCGGCCTGCTCCCGGACTAG